One Ranitomeya variabilis isolate aRanVar5 chromosome 5, aRanVar5.hap1, whole genome shotgun sequence DNA window includes the following coding sequences:
- the LOC143774759 gene encoding olfactory receptor 5G3-like: MCDVNQTEVTEFLLLGFTGLYKYKFLLFILFLFSYLIILAGNLLIIVLVSTNHNLNFPIFYFLKHLAVADILSTTTIVPMMLNTILYDMKEMPVRICIFQLHMVFIFGFSPISLITVMSYDRYLAICSPMRYNSIMRPHVCFKMVLGSWFFNFVLSFEIILVWQLEFCGNNVIDHFFCDFELLLELTTSDTNLLNLVDFVISIIDGLIPLALTLISYLSIFFIIMTLSSISGLSKAFSTCGSHLTTVCIYYGTLLTIYMIPSNYSSLSTNKFLSLLYIVVSPMMNPIIYSLRNQEIRRTLHQMFRKC, from the coding sequence ATGTGTGACGTCAACCAGACTGAAGTAACAGAGTTCCTGCTCCTTGGATTTACAGGTCTATATAAATACAAATTTCTGCTCTTCATCCTTTTCTTGTTCTCTTACCTGATAATACTGGCTGGAAACCTCCTAATTATAGTGTTGGTGTCCACCAATCACAACCTCAATTTCCCAATATTCTACTTTCTCAAGCATCTAGCTGTAGCCGATATCCTTTCCACTACGACCATTGTGCCCATGATGTTAAATACAATTCTATATGACATGAAGGAGATGCCAGTGAGGATCTGCATCTTCCAGCTCCATATGGTCTTCATATTTGGTTTTAGCCCAATTAGTCTGATCACTGTAATGTCTTATGATCGGTACTTGGCCATATGCAGCCCGATGCGCTACAATTCTATAATGCGACCTCATGTTTGCTTCAAGATGGTTCTTGGATCCTGGTTTTTTAACTTTGTCCTTTCCTTTGAGATAATTTTGGTTTGGCAGCTGGAGTTCTGTGGTAACAACGTAATAGACCACTTCTTCTGTGACTTTGAGTTACTTCTTGAATTGACTACCTCTGACACTAACCTCTTGAATTTGGTTGACTTTGTGATATCCATCATTGACGGTCTCATCCCTCTTGCTTTAACTCTTATCAGCTATTTGAGTATTTTCTTCATCATAATGACCCTTTCATCCATCAGTGGCTTGTCAAAAGCCTTCTCCACATGTGGCTCCCATCTCACCACTGTGTGCATCTACTATGGAACTCTCCTCACTATTTACATGATACCATCCAATTACAGTTCATTGAGCACGAACAAGTTTTTATCTCTGCTGTACATTGTGGTGTCCCCAATGATGAATCCCATCATTTACAGTCTGAGGAATCAGGAGATCAGGAGAACTCTTCACCAAATGTTCAGAAAATGTTAA